One Microbacterium keratanolyticum DNA window includes the following coding sequences:
- a CDS encoding GH1 family beta-glucosidase gives MTSASLPETSSLTHLARLRWSAATAAFQIEGARTADGRGRSIWDDFVDMPGRVRDGSTAEPGPDSYHRSPEDVALLHGLGVDRYRFSVSWTRVLPDASGHSNPKGIAYYDRLVDQLLAADITPFPTLYHWDLPVHLEEQGGWLNRDTAERFAEYAEIIAEALGDRVAHWYTINEPVSTSLQGYAIGELAPARTMLFDSLPTVHHQLLAHGLAAQRLRTHGATHVGIVNNHTAVVPASLSENDQTAAYIYDLIHNRLFADPVLLGEYPDLAALGVELPVRSGDLDIISAHNDFYGVNFYNPTRIGASGGPVPFEILPIPDAPHTGFGPLWPIVPEGLTAFLIDAKERYGVHLPPVIIGENGASFPEPDHADGMIDDRDRIHYLRGHIEAVAEAIAAGVDIEEYTVWSLLDNFEWAEGFTQRFGLVHVDSETSARTPKASYDWYRALIAEARA, from the coding sequence ATGACATCAGCGTCGTTGCCCGAAACGTCGTCACTCACTCACCTTGCCCGGCTGCGGTGGTCTGCGGCCACCGCAGCGTTCCAGATCGAGGGCGCACGCACCGCGGACGGGAGAGGGCGGTCGATCTGGGATGACTTCGTCGACATGCCGGGCCGCGTCCGCGATGGGAGCACGGCCGAACCCGGTCCGGACAGCTACCATCGCAGTCCCGAGGATGTGGCATTGCTACACGGCCTGGGGGTGGACCGGTATCGATTCTCCGTCTCGTGGACGCGGGTGCTGCCAGATGCCTCCGGCCATTCGAACCCGAAAGGGATCGCGTACTACGACCGTCTCGTCGATCAGCTCCTCGCCGCAGACATCACTCCCTTTCCGACGCTCTACCACTGGGACCTGCCGGTGCATCTGGAGGAGCAGGGCGGCTGGCTGAACCGCGATACCGCAGAGCGATTTGCGGAGTACGCCGAGATCATCGCGGAGGCGCTCGGCGATCGCGTCGCGCACTGGTACACGATCAACGAGCCGGTGTCGACGTCGCTGCAGGGGTACGCGATCGGCGAGCTCGCGCCCGCCCGGACGATGCTGTTCGACTCCCTTCCCACGGTGCATCACCAGCTGCTCGCCCACGGACTGGCCGCGCAGCGTCTCCGCACGCACGGGGCGACGCATGTCGGCATCGTCAACAATCACACCGCCGTCGTTCCCGCGTCGCTCAGCGAGAACGATCAGACGGCAGCGTACATCTATGATCTGATCCACAATCGGCTCTTTGCGGATCCGGTGCTGCTCGGCGAGTATCCGGACCTCGCTGCACTGGGCGTGGAGCTTCCGGTGCGGTCGGGCGATCTCGACATCATCTCGGCGCACAACGACTTCTACGGCGTGAACTTCTACAACCCGACGCGGATCGGCGCCTCGGGCGGACCGGTGCCGTTCGAGATCCTCCCGATTCCGGATGCTCCGCACACCGGGTTCGGCCCGCTGTGGCCGATCGTGCCCGAGGGGCTGACCGCCTTCCTGATCGACGCCAAGGAGCGGTACGGCGTCCATCTGCCGCCTGTGATCATCGGGGAGAACGGCGCCTCGTTTCCCGAGCCGGATCACGCCGACGGCATGATCGACGACCGCGACCGGATCCACTATCTGCGAGGGCACATCGAGGCCGTCGCTGAGGCGATCGCCGCAGGCGTGGATATCGAGGAGTACACCGTCTGGAGCCTCCTCGACAACTTCGAATGGGCGGAGGGCTTCACCCAGCGCTTCGGCCTCGTGCACGTCGATAGCGAGACATCCGCCCGCACCCCGAAAGCCTCGTACGACTGGTATCGCGCGCTCATCGCCGAGGCGCGGGCATGA
- a CDS encoding MFS transporter has product MTAPAPTRVGGSWLTLFTIAWLAIWTVQLTPVQLLLPLQLDSQNTGGQWLDGVVWSGIVLSVGGGAGIIAGPLSGRMSDRTRSRWGRRRPWGIGGSLLAAASLVVTAFADGPVAVGAAWIGVSVGIAVASTALTALIADQLTDQRGVASAAASSAQAVGIVVGVGAVVLLGLGIVESYLVLAGFIAIVGVATAVLLPDPPRGVQETQRGPRSSSLRDRDFLWLLSGRLVVNIGNALGTALLLFFLIYGIGIPAASAEDSLLLLIVIYTVFVVLASIVAGAISDRRGAHRALTIIAALIQGVAGIAILASPTFEMLLVAAGLMGTGYGAYMAVSLSFSTLLLRDPEDHARDLGVVNVSASLGQLLGPLLGAGLVALVGGFWLLFAGAAALSIVGAVMTFAVRNPQRSLSPTAAPH; this is encoded by the coding sequence ATGACGGCCCCAGCCCCGACCCGAGTCGGCGGCTCTTGGCTCACGCTTTTCACGATCGCCTGGTTGGCGATCTGGACCGTGCAGCTCACACCGGTTCAGCTCCTGCTCCCGCTGCAGCTTGACAGCCAGAACACGGGCGGACAGTGGCTGGACGGCGTGGTCTGGTCGGGCATCGTCCTCTCGGTCGGCGGCGGTGCCGGCATCATCGCCGGCCCGCTGTCGGGGCGCATGTCGGACCGTACCCGCTCGCGCTGGGGACGTCGTCGTCCCTGGGGGATCGGCGGATCCCTTCTCGCCGCCGCGTCGCTCGTCGTCACGGCCTTCGCGGATGGTCCTGTCGCGGTGGGAGCCGCGTGGATCGGCGTCTCCGTGGGAATCGCCGTCGCCTCGACCGCGCTGACCGCCCTGATCGCCGACCAACTCACCGATCAGCGAGGCGTCGCCTCCGCGGCGGCCAGCTCGGCGCAGGCCGTGGGCATCGTCGTCGGCGTGGGAGCGGTCGTACTGCTCGGCCTGGGGATCGTCGAGTCCTACCTGGTGCTGGCCGGGTTCATCGCGATCGTCGGCGTCGCCACAGCGGTGCTTCTCCCGGATCCGCCGCGCGGGGTGCAGGAGACGCAGAGGGGACCACGCTCCTCGTCGCTGCGCGACCGCGACTTCCTGTGGCTGCTCAGTGGACGTCTCGTCGTGAACATCGGCAACGCACTCGGCACGGCGTTGCTGCTGTTCTTCCTGATCTATGGGATCGGCATCCCCGCGGCATCCGCGGAAGACAGCCTGCTCCTGCTCATCGTGATCTACACCGTCTTCGTCGTCCTCGCATCCATCGTCGCCGGTGCGATCTCGGACCGTCGCGGCGCGCACCGTGCGCTCACGATCATCGCCGCGCTCATCCAGGGAGTAGCGGGCATCGCGATCCTCGCAAGTCCGACTTTCGAGATGCTCCTGGTGGCCGCGGGGCTCATGGGGACGGGCTACGGTGCGTACATGGCGGTGAGCTTGTCGTTCAGCACGCTGCTGCTGCGTGATCCAGAAGATCACGCACGGGATCTCGGGGTCGTCAACGTCTCCGCCAGCCTCGGCCAGCTGCTCGGACCACTGCTCGGTGCGGGGCTCGTCGCCCTCGTGGGCGGCTTCTGGCTGTTGTTCGCCGGCGCAGCGGCGCTCTCGATCGTCGGTGCCGTCATGACGTTCGCGGTGCGGAATCCGCAACGCTCGCTGTCGCCAACTGCAGCACCGCATTGA
- a CDS encoding alpha/beta fold hydrolase, which produces MATSVVLVHGIRTSHTMWRAQVEDLERRGQRVIAVDLPGHGTRRGEQFTLSGAFDTIDGAVQEASVDGPVLLVGHSMGGLLSLQYAADHPEAPLAGLVAASCTALPRGAALATYRLLARALDSLPDRGFWLSERMLDATIPPETRGDFAAGGYALDAQDAALSTLVGLDLADAVRRLTLPLWFVNGQFDQLRANERQFLRWAPHAELIVVPRTSHLVTAMRPAVFNAVLQLATASVADSAPRTS; this is translated from the coding sequence ATGGCCACAAGCGTCGTCCTCGTCCATGGCATCCGCACCTCGCACACGATGTGGCGTGCGCAGGTGGAAGACCTGGAGCGGCGGGGTCAGCGCGTGATCGCCGTGGATCTCCCGGGTCACGGCACACGCCGCGGCGAACAGTTCACTCTGTCCGGCGCCTTCGACACGATCGACGGGGCTGTGCAGGAGGCCTCTGTCGACGGGCCTGTCCTGCTCGTCGGACACTCGATGGGCGGTCTGCTGTCACTGCAGTACGCCGCCGATCACCCGGAGGCGCCGCTCGCGGGCCTCGTCGCGGCGTCCTGCACCGCTCTGCCGCGCGGTGCTGCACTCGCCACATACCGACTCCTCGCCCGCGCGCTCGACTCGCTGCCGGATCGCGGCTTCTGGCTCTCAGAACGGATGCTCGACGCGACGATCCCCCCGGAGACGAGGGGCGACTTCGCGGCGGGCGGCTACGCGCTCGATGCGCAGGATGCCGCCCTGAGCACTCTGGTGGGGCTCGACCTCGCGGATGCCGTCCGGCGCCTGACACTGCCCCTGTGGTTCGTGAACGGTCAGTTCGACCAGTTACGGGCCAACGAGCGTCAGTTCCTGCGCTGGGCTCCGCACGCCGAACTCATCGTGGTCCCCCGTACCTCGCACCTGGTCACCGCGATGCGCCCGGCGGTGTTCAATGCGGTGCTGCAGTTGGCGACAGCGAGCGTTGCGGATTCCGCACCGCGAACGTCATGA
- a CDS encoding ABC transporter family substrate-binding protein — protein sequence MKRHQKLMGVIALGGALALAISGCAAGGGSTGGGEGTAPVEVKAADYNPQPRENLKEGGTVTFPINEITPQMNPMNGDASADTTRLASWFQPQVLLMKDDGTPYKNDAYLDAWDFAVEDGKTVLKFTFTDKATWNDGTPMDWTAIEATWVANRSFDEGFTPNATDGYKEIEKVEMGASEKEAVVTFKGEFAWPQMLFTQILHPAVNTPEIFNEGFIENPHPEWGAGPYKLTDFDINGQTVTFEPNELWWGNKPLLDTVTFRGLDAAASINAFKAGEIDMVGTATKDRLAQVADMEDVVTYRAMQTANTLMQVDSEKPQFEDIKVREAFFKAIDLEQQKQIAWNGLDYTEEPAGSFTLFSFQPGYSNALEEAGYKHDVEGSKKLLEEAGWTEGEDGVREKDGEKLAVTYPIFSDDPVQEALAKALQQQLKAVGFDVTIDKRSPQDFSTDYTSKNWDIFSLRFTSSDPFGAAWFCQLYCSDSGLNLSATGTPEIDARIHDELETISDPEKQTAAAMKLEAEIFAETWGIIPMYNGPSIFTVKAGLANLTPEPYVGLDLFGVTPVENVGWEK from the coding sequence ATGAAACGGCACCAGAAGCTGATGGGCGTCATCGCTCTCGGCGGCGCCCTTGCACTCGCGATCAGCGGTTGTGCAGCAGGCGGCGGTAGCACCGGCGGCGGCGAGGGTACGGCCCCCGTCGAGGTCAAGGCAGCGGACTACAACCCGCAGCCCCGCGAGAACCTCAAGGAGGGTGGCACGGTCACCTTCCCGATCAACGAGATCACCCCCCAGATGAACCCCATGAACGGTGACGCCTCGGCCGACACGACGCGCCTCGCGTCGTGGTTCCAGCCGCAGGTCCTCCTCATGAAGGACGACGGCACCCCCTACAAGAACGACGCATACCTCGACGCCTGGGACTTCGCAGTTGAAGACGGCAAGACGGTGCTGAAGTTCACCTTCACCGACAAGGCCACCTGGAACGACGGCACGCCGATGGACTGGACGGCCATCGAGGCCACCTGGGTCGCCAACCGCTCGTTCGACGAGGGCTTCACGCCCAACGCGACCGACGGCTACAAGGAGATCGAGAAGGTCGAGATGGGCGCTTCCGAGAAGGAAGCCGTCGTCACCTTCAAGGGTGAGTTCGCCTGGCCGCAGATGCTGTTCACGCAGATCCTGCACCCGGCCGTCAACACGCCGGAGATCTTCAACGAGGGCTTCATCGAGAACCCGCACCCGGAGTGGGGCGCAGGCCCGTACAAGCTCACCGACTTCGACATCAACGGCCAGACCGTGACGTTCGAGCCGAATGAGCTGTGGTGGGGCAACAAGCCCCTTCTTGACACGGTGACCTTCCGTGGCCTCGACGCAGCCGCCTCGATCAACGCCTTCAAGGCGGGCGAGATCGACATGGTCGGCACCGCCACCAAGGACCGCCTGGCACAGGTCGCCGACATGGAAGACGTCGTCACCTACCGCGCCATGCAGACGGCCAACACGCTGATGCAGGTTGACTCGGAGAAGCCGCAGTTCGAGGACATCAAGGTCCGCGAGGCGTTCTTCAAGGCCATCGACCTCGAGCAGCAGAAGCAGATCGCCTGGAACGGCCTCGACTACACCGAGGAGCCGGCCGGTTCGTTCACGCTGTTCTCCTTCCAGCCGGGCTACTCCAACGCTCTGGAAGAGGCGGGCTACAAGCACGATGTCGAGGGCTCGAAGAAGCTCCTCGAAGAGGCCGGCTGGACCGAAGGCGAAGACGGCGTTCGTGAGAAGGACGGCGAGAAGCTGGCCGTCACGTACCCGATCTTCAGCGACGACCCCGTGCAGGAGGCTCTCGCGAAGGCTCTGCAGCAGCAGCTCAAGGCTGTCGGCTTCGATGTCACGATCGACAAGCGCTCGCCGCAGGACTTCTCGACCGACTACACCTCGAAGAACTGGGACATCTTCTCCCTGCGCTTCACCTCGTCTGACCCGTTCGGTGCGGCCTGGTTCTGCCAGCTGTACTGCTCGGACAGCGGTCTGAACCTGTCGGCCACGGGCACGCCCGAGATCGACGCACGCATCCACGACGAGCTCGAGACGATCTCCGACCCCGAGAAGCAGACGGCCGCGGCCATGAAGCTCGAGGCAGAGATCTTCGCCGAGACCTGGGGCATCATCCCGATGTACAACGGTCCGTCGATCTTCACGGTCAAGGCTGGCCTCGCCAACCTGACCCCGGAGCCCTACGTGGGCCTGGACCTCTTCGGCGTGACGCCGGTGGAGAACGTGGGCTGGGAGAAGTAA
- a CDS encoding ABC transporter ATP-binding protein has product MTAPILSVRDLKVSFASEAGRVDAVRGVSFDLEEGRTLGIVGESGSGKSVTSLAIMGLLDENAKVTGSIMFDGQELLGKTDKQLSAIRGNGIAMIFQDPLTSLTPVFTVGDQLIEALTVHKSMSRTDAWNRGIELLRLVGIPSPERRMKSFPHEFSGGMRQRVVIAIAMANNPKLIIADEPTTALDVTIQAQILDLIATAQRETGAAVIMITHDMGVVAKTADDVLVMYAGKPVEQAPVRELFHNTRMPYSIGLLGAIPRVDKKEKTPLVPVKGNPPLLVNLPDACPFAARCPIAVAACHAGEPALVDVHTGGDGVHRAACIRSHEIDSNGMIGGVPVFPVPEIPVSALEEIPREDRPVTLDVQNMNKSFPLLKGSFLKRKVGEVHAVKGVSFDIREGETMAIVGESGCGKTTTLLQIMDLVKQTDGEITIAGTKVSELHGHRNERELRRDIQIVFQDPMGALDPRMTVADVIAEPLRAIGVDRDTANARVDELMDLVGLDPSHSNRFPGAFSGGQRQRIGIARALATNPKIVVLDEPVSALDVSIQAGVINLLDELKVKLGLSYLFVAHDLSVVRHIADRVAVMYLGSFVEHGDVDEIFDDPQHPYTQALLSAIPIPDPDIERTRERIVLQGDLPSPTEQASGCAFVTRCPLYQMLGAEQKLQCETEVPLLTGSSAHSNACHHR; this is encoded by the coding sequence ATGACCGCTCCGATTCTCTCCGTCCGTGACCTTAAGGTCAGTTTCGCCTCCGAAGCGGGTCGAGTGGATGCCGTGCGCGGCGTCTCCTTCGACCTCGAAGAAGGTCGCACCCTCGGCATCGTCGGTGAATCCGGATCCGGCAAGTCCGTCACGTCACTCGCGATCATGGGCCTGCTCGACGAGAACGCCAAGGTCACCGGCTCGATCATGTTCGACGGACAGGAGCTTCTCGGCAAGACCGACAAGCAGCTCTCCGCCATCCGCGGCAACGGCATCGCCATGATCTTCCAGGATCCGCTGACCTCTCTCACGCCCGTGTTCACGGTCGGCGACCAGCTGATCGAAGCGCTCACGGTACACAAGAGCATGTCGCGCACGGATGCCTGGAACCGCGGCATCGAGTTGCTGCGACTCGTCGGCATCCCCAGCCCTGAGCGCCGGATGAAGTCGTTCCCGCATGAGTTCTCGGGCGGTATGCGTCAGCGCGTCGTCATCGCGATCGCGATGGCGAACAACCCGAAGCTGATCATCGCCGATGAGCCCACAACGGCCCTCGACGTCACGATCCAGGCACAGATCCTCGACCTCATCGCCACCGCGCAGCGTGAGACCGGTGCCGCCGTCATCATGATCACGCACGACATGGGCGTGGTCGCGAAGACGGCGGACGACGTGCTCGTGATGTACGCGGGCAAGCCCGTCGAGCAGGCCCCGGTCCGCGAGCTGTTCCACAACACGCGGATGCCCTACTCGATCGGTCTTCTCGGTGCGATCCCGCGCGTCGACAAGAAGGAGAAGACGCCGCTCGTTCCGGTGAAGGGCAACCCGCCTCTTCTCGTGAACCTGCCGGATGCCTGCCCCTTCGCCGCACGCTGCCCCATCGCCGTTGCCGCCTGCCACGCTGGCGAACCGGCGCTCGTCGATGTCCACACGGGCGGTGACGGTGTACACCGTGCCGCCTGCATTCGCTCCCACGAGATCGACAGCAACGGCATGATCGGCGGCGTTCCCGTCTTCCCCGTGCCGGAGATCCCCGTGAGCGCGCTCGAGGAGATCCCCCGTGAGGATCGTCCCGTCACGCTCGACGTGCAGAACATGAACAAGTCGTTCCCGCTGCTCAAGGGCTCGTTCCTGAAGCGCAAGGTCGGCGAAGTGCACGCGGTCAAGGGCGTCTCGTTCGACATCCGCGAGGGCGAGACGATGGCGATCGTCGGCGAATCCGGATGCGGCAAGACGACGACTCTTCTGCAGATCATGGACCTGGTCAAGCAGACCGACGGCGAGATCACGATCGCCGGCACCAAGGTCTCGGAGCTGCACGGACACCGCAACGAGCGCGAGCTGCGTCGCGACATCCAGATCGTGTTCCAGGACCCGATGGGTGCCCTCGACCCCCGCATGACGGTGGCCGACGTCATCGCCGAGCCCCTGCGGGCGATCGGAGTCGATCGCGACACCGCCAATGCGCGCGTCGACGAGCTCATGGACCTCGTGGGCCTCGACCCGAGCCACAGCAACCGCTTCCCCGGCGCCTTCTCGGGCGGCCAGCGGCAGCGCATCGGCATCGCCCGCGCGCTGGCGACCAACCCGAAGATCGTGGTGCTGGATGAGCCGGTGTCTGCGCTCGACGTCTCGATCCAGGCGGGCGTCATCAACCTGCTGGACGAGCTCAAGGTCAAGCTCGGCCTGTCGTACCTGTTCGTCGCGCACGACCTCTCCGTCGTTCGGCACATCGCCGACCGCGTGGCCGTGATGTATCTCGGCTCGTTCGTCGAACACGGTGATGTCGACGAGATCTTCGACGACCCGCAGCATCCGTACACGCAGGCGCTGCTCTCGGCGATCCCGATTCCGGATCCCGACATCGAACGGACGCGCGAGCGAATCGTGCTGCAGGGCGATCTGCCCAGCCCCACGGAGCAGGCGAGCGGATGTGCATTCGTCACGCGTTGCCCGCTCTACCAAATGCTCGGCGCCGAGCAGAAGCTGCAGTGCGAGACCGAGGTGCCCCTGCTCACGGGGTCGTCGGCGCACAGCAACGCCTGCCATCACCGTTGA
- a CDS encoding ABC transporter permease, giving the protein MTDEKIIDSADATAVAAAPAPRRRMSKWELYSKRFMRNKPAVVGVFIFIALVLFAIIGPLVARYDHIELDFLNIGTPPSAEHWFGTTSAGNDTFAQVAIGLQRSLLIALIVSIGTTVLSALVGTAAAYFGGLVERTTLLVIHFLMVIPVFLILSLVSNDAGGDWRVISLIMVLTGWFFPARVIWTVSLSLREREYVHAARYMGVPGMKIVMRHLLPNIGSLLVINFTLGVVTAVMTETGLSFLGFGVKIPDVSLGSLIGSGANTITSAPWLFYFPAGALTLLTVSMALIADGLRDALDPTSAAGGRA; this is encoded by the coding sequence ATGACTGACGAGAAGATCATCGATTCCGCGGATGCCACAGCGGTCGCCGCTGCTCCCGCACCGCGTCGCCGCATGTCGAAGTGGGAGCTGTACTCGAAGCGCTTCATGCGCAACAAGCCGGCCGTGGTGGGTGTGTTCATCTTCATCGCGCTCGTGCTGTTCGCGATCATCGGCCCGCTTGTGGCCCGCTACGACCACATCGAGCTCGACTTCCTCAACATCGGCACTCCCCCGTCGGCGGAGCACTGGTTCGGCACCACGAGCGCCGGAAACGACACGTTCGCCCAGGTCGCCATCGGTCTGCAGCGGTCCCTGCTCATCGCACTCATCGTGTCGATCGGCACGACCGTGCTGTCCGCGCTCGTCGGCACCGCGGCGGCATACTTCGGCGGTCTCGTCGAGCGCACGACGCTGCTCGTCATCCACTTCCTGATGGTGATCCCGGTCTTCCTGATCCTGTCGCTGGTGTCGAACGACGCGGGTGGTGACTGGCGGGTGATCTCGCTGATCATGGTGCTGACGGGCTGGTTCTTCCCGGCGCGCGTCATCTGGACCGTCTCCCTCTCGCTGCGCGAGCGCGAGTACGTGCACGCCGCGCGCTACATGGGCGTTCCCGGCATGAAGATCGTGATGCGCCACCTGCTGCCGAACATCGGTTCGCTTCTCGTCATCAACTTCACGCTCGGCGTCGTCACCGCCGTCATGACCGAGACGGGGCTTTCGTTCCTCGGCTTCGGCGTGAAGATCCCTGATGTCTCGCTGGGCTCCCTCATCGGCTCGGGCGCCAACACCATCACGAGTGCGCCTTGGCTGTTCTATTTCCCGGCCGGTGCGCTCACCCTGCTCACCGTGTCGATGGCTTTGATCGCCGACGGCCTGCGCGATGCGCTCGACCCGACCTCGGCTGCAGGAGGACGCGCATGA
- a CDS encoding ABC transporter permease, which yields MIKYLLRRLFGWLLMIVVATNITYFLAWGFLDPRSNFVGRRPPATEEQIVQTLTPRNLSDTVPLAERWWNWFSGIIFRWDWGVSPVGQSVNDQVAYRMWVSAELVLGATIITTILGIAIGVYTASRQYKLADRIGQATSIITMNINIVVAALGIVLLAININDLAGFRIFYVTGSSSKGVTGFFPVLIDALQHLILPTIALVLVGYASIHFLQRSLLLDNINADYVRTARAKGLTKQQAIRKHALRTSLIPVATQVAFTIPAVFTGAILTETIFAWNGMGRYFIDALSKNDIHATVAIAAFGAVLTAIGAILADITVVVLDPRVRVS from the coding sequence TTGATCAAGTACCTGTTGCGCCGCCTGTTCGGTTGGTTGCTCATGATCGTGGTGGCGACCAACATCACGTACTTCCTGGCGTGGGGGTTCCTTGACCCGCGCAGCAACTTCGTCGGCCGCCGCCCGCCCGCAACCGAAGAGCAGATCGTTCAGACGCTCACGCCGCGAAATCTGAGCGATACCGTTCCCCTCGCCGAACGGTGGTGGAACTGGTTCAGCGGGATCATCTTCCGCTGGGACTGGGGCGTCAGCCCGGTCGGACAGTCGGTCAATGATCAGGTCGCGTACCGCATGTGGGTCAGCGCGGAACTCGTGCTCGGCGCGACGATCATCACGACGATCCTCGGTATCGCGATCGGCGTGTACACGGCTTCGCGCCAGTACAAGCTCGCCGACCGCATCGGTCAGGCCACCTCGATCATCACGATGAACATCAACATCGTGGTCGCGGCCCTCGGCATCGTCCTGCTGGCGATCAACATCAACGACCTCGCCGGATTCCGCATCTTCTACGTGACCGGCTCGTCATCCAAGGGAGTCACTGGGTTCTTCCCCGTCCTCATAGATGCGTTGCAGCACCTGATCCTGCCCACGATCGCCCTCGTGCTGGTCGGCTATGCGAGCATCCACTTCCTGCAGCGCTCGCTGCTGCTGGACAACATCAACGCGGACTATGTGCGCACGGCGCGGGCGAAAGGTCTGACGAAACAGCAGGCGATCCGCAAACACGCTCTGCGCACGTCGCTCATCCCCGTCGCCACGCAGGTCGCCTTCACGATCCCGGCCGTCTTCACCGGCGCGATCCTGACCGAGACGATCTTCGCCTGGAACGGCATGGGCCGATACTTCATCGACGCCCTAAGCAAGAACGACATCCACGCCACTGTGGCCATTGCGGCGTTCGGCGCCGTCCTGACGGCGATCGGCGCGATTCTCGCCGACATCACCGTCGTGGTCCTCGATCCCCGAGTGCGGGTGAGCTGA
- the lepA gene encoding translation elongation factor 4, whose translation MSPRASTPLSPAATPPAQIRNFCIIAHIDHGKSTLADRMLQITGVVSDRDMRAQYLDRMDIERERGITIKSQAVRMPWSAGGETFALNMIDTPGHVDFTYEVSRSLAACEGAILLVDAAQGIEAQTLANLYLALENDLHIIPVLNKIDLPAADPEKFAKELASLIGGHPDDVLRVSGKTGVGVEDLLDRIVEQIPAPKGDPDAPARAMIFDSVYDSYRGVVTYVRMVDGKLEPRERIQMMSTRATHELLEIGVSSPEPIPTKGLGVGEVGYLITGVKDVRQSKVGDTVTTLRKPAEESLPGYTDPKPMVYSGLYPIDGSDYADLREALDKLKLSDASLVYEPETSVALGFGFRCGFLGLLHLEIITERLSREFGLDLITTAPSVIYEVTTDTGEKVTVTNPSEYPDGRVASVAEPVVKVAILLPKDYVGTVMELCQSRRGSLLGMEYFSEERVELRYNMPLGEIVFDFFDHLKSKTQGYASLDYEPAGQQTADLVKVDVLLQGDKVDAFSAIVHRDKAYAYGTLMTERLRKLIPRQNFEVPIQAAIGARIIARETIRALRKDVLAKCYGGDISRKRKLLEKQKEGKKRMKMVGRVEVPQEAFIAALSGDVEGKDKK comes from the coding sequence ATGTCACCACGTGCTTCCACCCCCCTGAGTCCGGCTGCAACGCCGCCTGCGCAGATCCGCAATTTCTGCATCATCGCGCACATCGACCACGGCAAATCGACTCTTGCCGACCGGATGCTCCAGATCACCGGTGTCGTCTCCGACCGTGACATGCGAGCGCAGTACCTCGACCGCATGGACATCGAACGCGAGCGCGGCATCACGATCAAGAGCCAGGCGGTGCGCATGCCCTGGTCTGCGGGCGGTGAGACCTTCGCGCTCAACATGATCGACACCCCGGGCCACGTGGACTTCACGTACGAGGTGTCCCGTTCGCTCGCGGCCTGTGAGGGCGCGATCCTCCTCGTCGACGCGGCGCAGGGGATCGAAGCCCAGACCCTGGCGAACCTCTACCTCGCGCTCGAGAACGACCTGCACATCATCCCTGTGCTGAACAAGATCGATCTGCCCGCGGCCGACCCCGAGAAGTTCGCGAAAGAGCTCGCCTCACTCATCGGCGGTCACCCCGATGACGTCCTCCGCGTCTCGGGCAAGACCGGTGTCGGCGTCGAAGATCTGCTCGATCGCATCGTCGAGCAGATTCCCGCGCCGAAGGGCGACCCGGATGCCCCGGCGCGCGCCATGATCTTCGACTCCGTGTACGACTCGTACCGCGGCGTGGTCACGTACGTGCGCATGGTCGACGGCAAGCTGGAGCCGCGCGAGCGCATCCAGATGATGTCGACGCGTGCCACGCACGAACTCCTCGAGATCGGTGTGTCCAGCCCCGAGCCGATCCCCACGAAGGGACTCGGCGTCGGTGAGGTCGGCTACCTGATCACCGGCGTGAAGGATGTGCGCCAGTCGAAGGTCGGCGACACCGTGACGACGCTGCGAAAGCCGGCGGAGGAGTCGCTTCCCGGCTACACCGACCCGAAGCCCATGGTCTATTCGGGGCTGTACCCGATCGACGGAAGCGACTACGCGGACCTGCGTGAGGCGCTCGACAAGCTCAAGCTGTCGGATGCGTCACTCGTCTACGAGCCCGAGACATCCGTCGCGCTCGGCTTCGGCTTCCGCTGTGGGTTCCTGGGGCTCCTGCACCTCGAGATCATCACTGAGCGCCTGAGCCGCGAGTTCGGTCTGGATCTCATCACCACGGCACCGAGCGTGATCTACGAGGTCACGACCGACACCGGTGAGAAGGTCACCGTGACGAACCCGAGCGAGTACCCGGACGGCCGGGTCGCCTCCGTGGCAGAGCCTGTGGTGAAGGTCGCGATCCTGCTGCCGAAGGACTACGTCGGAACGGTCATGGAACTCTGCCAGTCGCGCCGCGGATCGCTGCTGGGCATGGAGTACTTCAGCGAAGAGCGCGTCGAGCTGCGCTACAACATGCCGCTCGGCGAGATCGTCTTCGACTTCTTCGATCACCTGAAGTCGAAGACGCAGGGGTACGCGAGCCTCGACTACGAGCCCGCGGGCCAGCAGACCGCAGATCTTGTGAAGGTCGACGTGCTGCTGCAGGGCGACAAGGTCGACGCGTTCAGCGCGATCGTGCACCGTGACAAGGCGTACGCCTACGGCACGCTCATGACGGAGCGTCTGCGCAAGCTCATCCCGCGTCAGAACTTCGAAGTGCCGATCCAGGCGGCGATCGGTGCCCGCATCATCGCCCGCGAGACCATCCGCGCCCTGCGCAAGGACGTTCTCGCCAAGTGCTACGGCGGTGACATCAGCCGCAAGCGCAAGCTCCTCG